In one window of Nakamurella alba DNA:
- a CDS encoding alpha/beta fold hydrolase yields MSESEQFPVHSDDGTTIAVRVTRPAEVGAPRPPVLLVHGFGSGGAANWERTGWLRTLGRAGITAIAVDLRGHGGSDRPHDPARYRLDTLLADLRAVAAALPELAGPVDLVGYSLGGRLVCELAHRPGRLAVRRMVIGGYAGTPLLQDLPPDAVDQAFAQIGGPPAVGEQHRGATRLAAIAAATPSNDLTALRALVAGLSVDPALARAAPPPQQPTLVVTGALDPIDDAAQAWAASLPHARWLEVPGRDHISVVTAALFRERVAEFLTDPRTPAR; encoded by the coding sequence GTGAGCGAGTCCGAGCAGTTCCCGGTGCACTCCGACGACGGGACGACGATCGCGGTGCGGGTGACCCGACCCGCCGAGGTCGGCGCCCCGCGGCCGCCGGTGCTGCTGGTGCACGGGTTCGGGTCCGGTGGCGCGGCGAACTGGGAGCGCACCGGCTGGCTGCGCACCCTGGGCCGGGCCGGGATCACCGCGATCGCCGTCGACCTGCGTGGGCACGGCGGCTCCGACCGGCCGCACGACCCCGCCCGGTACCGCCTCGACACCCTGTTGGCGGACCTGCGTGCCGTCGCCGCTGCCCTGCCCGAACTCGCCGGACCGGTCGACCTGGTCGGCTACTCCCTCGGCGGTCGGCTGGTCTGCGAGCTCGCGCACCGGCCGGGCCGGCTGGCCGTGCGCCGGATGGTGATCGGTGGCTACGCCGGCACCCCGCTGCTGCAGGACCTTCCGCCGGACGCGGTCGACCAGGCATTCGCGCAGATCGGCGGCCCGCCGGCGGTGGGGGAGCAGCACCGCGGGGCCACCAGGCTGGCGGCCATCGCGGCCGCGACGCCGTCGAACGACCTGACCGCCCTGCGGGCACTGGTGGCCGGGCTGTCCGTCGATCCGGCCCTGGCCCGGGCCGCGCCACCCCCGCAGCAGCCGACGCTGGTGGTCACCGGCGCGCTGGATCCGATCGACGACGCCGCTCAGGCCTGGGCCGCGTCGCTGCCGCACGCCCGGTGGCTGGAGGTGCCCGGGCGGGATCACATCTCGGTGGTGACGGCGGCGCTGTTCCGGGAACGGGTCGCCGAGTTCCTCACCGATCCGCGGACCCCGGCGCGCTGA
- a CDS encoding VOC family protein translates to MILYHVGCAVADLDRSMRDVGSALGLDWSPVRERPVPGGRARVVYSLGGPTHVELLEGSPGTPWHVSGAPVHHHMGYWTDDLAAETARLLALGFRLEHDLGHVRYLCSDAAPRIELVSTAAAPELARLYGLTAPG, encoded by the coding sequence ATGATCCTGTACCACGTCGGCTGTGCGGTAGCAGATCTGGACCGATCGATGCGCGATGTCGGTTCTGCGCTCGGTCTGGACTGGTCTCCGGTGCGCGAGCGCCCGGTGCCGGGTGGGCGGGCGCGGGTGGTGTACTCCCTGGGCGGCCCGACCCATGTAGAGCTGCTGGAAGGCAGCCCAGGCACACCCTGGCACGTCTCGGGGGCGCCGGTTCATCACCACATGGGTTATTGGACAGATGATCTCGCTGCCGAAACGGCGCGGCTCCTGGCCTTGGGCTTCCGACTCGAGCACGATCTCGGCCACGTCAGGTATCTGTGCTCGGACGCAGCGCCGAGGATCGAACTCGTTTCGACGGCGGCTGCGCCCGAGCTGGCCCGGCTCTACGGGTTGACTGCTCCCGGCTGA
- a CDS encoding ABC transporter substrate-binding protein translates to MTHNPHRRIIASAVITAISAALLAGCGSTSSSSGGSEASTAASFTFMVGPGATSPLLQLEEQAKAAGVFSTANWNVSQIASAASGAELASALAGGSADIALQVPNAAFGLMAQGQCLQFLTANNAVVSSLISLPDLPLTHQGEAYPASALDLKGKTVGVVSLGGSQESITNLVLADAGLKPSDVTYVAVGAPQQAALALQNKQVDILYMTPPADVVLGAGNYQTVVDLAGTPDAPGQGAVQSLYATTCEYAEAHPDVIQTFCRGAQEIRDWALDPASKEALMTDMKSALGFTDAQAQETYDRYMTKIWPASVAITPEVWAQQQLWYGKEPPPYDTSVNAGCQQSVAAAGSAPTSATGAQG, encoded by the coding sequence ATGACGCACAACCCGCACCGACGCATCATCGCAAGCGCCGTCATCACCGCGATCTCCGCGGCCCTACTGGCCGGCTGCGGCTCGACCAGTTCATCATCTGGTGGCTCCGAGGCCTCGACAGCCGCTTCGTTCACCTTCATGGTCGGACCCGGGGCGACCTCGCCGCTCCTGCAACTGGAGGAGCAGGCCAAGGCCGCGGGAGTCTTCTCCACTGCGAACTGGAACGTCTCTCAGATCGCCTCTGCCGCAAGCGGGGCCGAGTTGGCCTCGGCCCTGGCCGGCGGCTCGGCCGACATCGCCCTGCAGGTGCCGAACGCCGCGTTCGGGCTGATGGCGCAAGGACAATGCCTGCAGTTCCTCACCGCGAACAATGCCGTCGTCAGCTCATTGATCAGCCTGCCCGACCTGCCGCTGACCCACCAGGGCGAGGCCTATCCCGCCAGCGCCCTCGACCTCAAGGGCAAGACGGTGGGCGTGGTGTCGCTCGGCGGTTCTCAGGAGTCGATCACCAACCTGGTCCTCGCGGATGCAGGGCTGAAGCCCTCCGACGTCACGTATGTCGCGGTCGGAGCACCGCAGCAGGCCGCGCTGGCGTTGCAGAACAAGCAGGTCGACATTCTGTACATGACCCCTCCGGCCGACGTGGTGCTCGGAGCCGGGAACTACCAGACCGTGGTCGACCTGGCGGGCACGCCGGACGCTCCCGGTCAGGGCGCCGTGCAGAGTCTCTATGCGACGACCTGCGAGTACGCCGAGGCCCATCCCGATGTCATCCAGACCTTCTGCCGCGGTGCGCAGGAGATCCGCGACTGGGCACTCGACCCGGCCAGCAAAGAGGCGCTGATGACGGACATGAAGTCGGCCTTGGGGTTCACGGATGCCCAGGCACAGGAGACCTACGACCGGTACATGACCAAGATCTGGCCGGCGTCGGTGGCGATCACCCCGGAGGTCTGGGCACAGCAGCAGCTCTGGTACGGCAAGGAGCCTCCGCCCTACGACACCTCGGTCAACGCCGGTTGCCAACAGTCCGTGGCTGCTGCGGGATCGGCGCCGACGTCCGCGACCGGAGCGCAAGGCTGA
- a CDS encoding LLM class flavin-dependent oxidoreductase translates to MNKLSNHRAVLDRTVPTAGSRLLGGPNKLKLAVFGPNLSGGAGVLTTLDGPPVVGNWNEARSLVVAADRAGFEAAVPVVRWKGFRSESGFWDRSLDTFTWAAGVAAVTESITVFTSCMVPMVHPVFAAKAGATIDHIAGGRWGLNVVSGWIMPEFRMFGLPELDGNARYAYADEWTEVVTRLWATDEEFDHEGQFFQLRGLASEPKPMSTPRPLIMNAGMSAAGKDFALRRADIMFIQINSPDVATIVADLRAAATAAARPLSIWGTALLVCRPTVQEASEYVARFVDANADVEGIRRFAETLLGNASGSHANIGEGAELIAKLSASGRQLPIVGTPEMIVDKLAWLSELGLDGLGLTWIDYDEGIAQFHQELLPLLVEAGLRV, encoded by the coding sequence ATGAACAAGCTCTCGAACCACCGCGCTGTGCTCGACCGGACCGTCCCCACCGCAGGGAGCCGTTTGCTGGGAGGCCCGAACAAGCTGAAGCTCGCCGTGTTCGGCCCCAACTTGTCGGGCGGCGCCGGAGTCCTGACCACCCTGGACGGGCCGCCCGTGGTGGGCAACTGGAACGAAGCGCGTTCGCTCGTGGTCGCCGCCGACCGGGCCGGGTTCGAGGCCGCTGTGCCGGTCGTGAGGTGGAAGGGCTTCCGCTCGGAGAGCGGATTCTGGGACCGCTCACTCGACACCTTCACCTGGGCGGCAGGTGTCGCCGCGGTGACGGAGTCGATCACCGTCTTCACCAGCTGCATGGTGCCGATGGTGCACCCGGTGTTCGCTGCCAAGGCAGGCGCCACCATCGATCACATCGCCGGCGGCCGCTGGGGTTTGAACGTGGTGTCAGGGTGGATCATGCCGGAGTTCCGGATGTTCGGGCTCCCGGAACTGGACGGCAACGCCCGCTACGCCTATGCCGACGAGTGGACCGAAGTGGTGACCCGGCTGTGGGCGACGGACGAAGAGTTCGACCACGAGGGCCAGTTCTTCCAATTGCGCGGGCTGGCATCCGAGCCGAAGCCGATGTCGACACCCCGCCCGCTCATCATGAACGCCGGAATGAGCGCGGCCGGGAAGGATTTCGCGCTGCGCCGGGCCGACATCATGTTCATCCAGATCAATTCCCCTGATGTTGCCACGATCGTGGCCGACCTCCGTGCCGCGGCCACGGCCGCCGCTCGGCCACTGTCCATCTGGGGGACAGCACTGCTCGTCTGTCGCCCGACGGTCCAGGAAGCCTCCGAATACGTGGCCCGGTTCGTCGATGCGAACGCCGACGTCGAAGGCATCCGGCGCTTCGCAGAGACGCTGCTGGGCAACGCGTCCGGATCGCACGCCAACATCGGTGAAGGGGCCGAGCTGATCGCCAAACTCAGTGCAAGTGGTCGCCAACTCCCGATCGTCGGCACGCCGGAGATGATCGTCGACAAGCTCGCCTGGCTGTCCGAACTCGGACTGGACGGACTCGGACTGACCTGGATCGACTACGACGAGGGGATCGCCCAGTTCCACCAGGAACTCCTGCCACTGCTGGTCGAAGCCGGCCTGCGCGTGTGA
- a CDS encoding energy-coupling factor transporter transmembrane component T family protein: MIGLYHPGHSLLHRLPAGPKLLLLLVAVVTLTLLRQLWQLGIAALVVLLLIPVTRLPWRLVWQQLKPMRWFVPIVFGFQWLLVDLRSAVMVCGGLVLAVALAALVTLTTRVTAMLDLMQKLLRPLRRFGVDPDRVGLVLALTIRCVPLLSEIVRQVQEARISRGVGFSLQALVVPVVVRALRSADAIGDALVARGVDD; this comes from the coding sequence ATGATCGGCCTCTACCACCCGGGACATTCGCTGCTGCACCGACTTCCAGCCGGACCGAAGCTCCTGCTGCTGCTCGTCGCGGTGGTGACCCTCACCCTGCTGCGGCAGCTGTGGCAGCTCGGGATCGCGGCGCTGGTGGTGCTGCTGCTGATCCCGGTGACCCGGTTGCCGTGGCGACTGGTATGGCAGCAGCTGAAGCCGATGCGCTGGTTCGTCCCGATCGTCTTCGGCTTCCAGTGGCTGCTGGTGGACCTGCGGTCCGCGGTCATGGTGTGCGGCGGGCTGGTGCTGGCGGTGGCGCTGGCCGCGCTGGTCACGCTGACGACCCGGGTGACCGCGATGCTTGACCTGATGCAGAAGCTGCTGCGGCCGCTGCGCCGGTTCGGGGTCGATCCGGACCGGGTCGGGCTGGTGCTGGCGCTGACCATCCGGTGTGTGCCGTTGCTGTCGGAGATCGTGCGCCAGGTGCAGGAGGCCCGGATTTCCCGCGGGGTCGGGTTCTCATTGCAGGCGCTGGTGGTGCCAGTGGTGGTGCGGGCCTTGCGGTCCGCCGATGCGATCGGCGATGCGCTCGTGGCCCGCGGCGTCGACGACTGA
- a CDS encoding O-acetyl-ADP-ribose deacetylase, with the protein MEITLATGDITTFDVDAVVNAANSGLAGGGGVDGAIHRAGGPAIMDACRELRRTEKYRRGLPTGQAVATTGGKLQARWVIHTVGPVHNGDPAQTEQLRDCYRNSLAVADEIGARTVAFALISAGVYGWPKRDAIVQALTALRDTPSKVVTATLVLFDPALLAIAEDVAGELLS; encoded by the coding sequence ATGGAGATCACGCTCGCCACCGGCGACATCACCACCTTCGACGTCGACGCGGTCGTCAACGCCGCGAACTCCGGGCTGGCCGGCGGGGGAGGGGTGGACGGTGCGATCCACCGGGCCGGCGGCCCGGCGATCATGGATGCCTGTCGCGAACTCCGCCGCACCGAGAAGTACCGGCGCGGCCTGCCGACCGGGCAGGCGGTGGCCACCACCGGCGGCAAACTCCAGGCGCGCTGGGTGATCCACACCGTCGGGCCCGTCCACAACGGTGACCCGGCGCAGACCGAGCAGCTGCGCGACTGCTACCGCAACAGCCTCGCCGTCGCGGACGAGATCGGCGCCCGGACCGTGGCTTTCGCGCTGATCTCGGCCGGTGTCTACGGCTGGCCGAAGCGCGACGCGATCGTGCAGGCCCTCACCGCGCTGCGGGACACCCCGAGCAAGGTCGTCACCGCCACGCTGGTGCTGTTCGATCCGGCCCTGCTCGCGATTGCGGAAGACGTGGCGGGGGAACTGCTCAGCTGA
- a CDS encoding putative acetyltransferase, with protein MTHPLLTLPLGTRVVIRHRLEGGSATDALGELLERDDNGCTVGTKYGPVRIAWTAVVAGKEIPPPPDVRRRRGR; from the coding sequence ATGACCCACCCGCTGCTGACGCTGCCGCTCGGCACCCGCGTGGTGATCCGGCACCGGCTGGAGGGCGGCAGCGCCACTGATGCGCTCGGTGAGCTGCTGGAACGGGACGACAACGGCTGCACGGTCGGGACGAAGTACGGCCCGGTGCGGATCGCGTGGACCGCGGTCGTCGCGGGCAAGGAGATCCCGCCGCCACCCGACGTCCGCCGTCGCCGCGGCCGGTGA
- a CDS encoding flavin reductase family protein has translation MDVVPDIADERPFDAAQFRSVVGSFCSGVTVVTACLAGELIGMTCQSFFSLSLDPPLVAFSPSAASKSYPKIRQAGRFAVNILSANQEDLARQMARSGIDRWNDVEHRPGLSGAPVIRGVAAVIECDFQAEHPAGDHLLVVGRVRALSQESTADPLVFFRSAFGTLASIS, from the coding sequence ATGGACGTCGTGCCCGACATTGCGGACGAGCGTCCCTTCGACGCCGCTCAGTTCCGCTCGGTGGTGGGGAGCTTCTGCTCCGGTGTCACCGTGGTGACCGCCTGCTTGGCCGGGGAACTGATCGGCATGACCTGTCAGTCGTTCTTCAGCTTGTCCCTCGACCCTCCGCTGGTTGCCTTCTCACCGTCGGCCGCCTCCAAGTCCTACCCCAAGATCCGTCAGGCCGGCCGGTTCGCGGTGAACATCCTGTCCGCTAACCAGGAGGATCTGGCCCGACAGATGGCACGTAGTGGCATCGACAGGTGGAATGACGTCGAGCATCGTCCAGGGCTGTCGGGTGCTCCCGTGATCAGAGGTGTCGCTGCAGTCATCGAATGTGACTTCCAGGCAGAACATCCGGCGGGGGATCACCTTCTTGTGGTGGGTCGAGTGCGTGCACTCTCGCAGGAGTCGACTGCGGATCCGCTGGTGTTCTTCCGGAGCGCATTCGGGACCTTGGCCTCGATCTCATAG
- a CDS encoding lactonase family protein, translating to MPPAPQLIALGTYTKSTGGRGPGVRTLWWTGDPATSTFAGTAAIASPSFLCAHPSLPLIYAVGELDQGVITTIAVDNGQLSVIDEQPTGSSAPCHLAFTPDGRHLVIAGYGSGDLTVFGVNESGRLTGRTELLAHQGRGPHPIRQDAPHVHQVVAAPDGEMLACDLGNDTITGYRVQPDGTLSLRDLVNAPEGSGPRHLALSADGETAYVTAELDSGLLWYERDGQGPWVLRYRVPSTGPVTPLENNLPSHVAFTADEQYLLVANRGNDVLSVFDVGGGEPIFVGDAPTGRNPRHFSIVGDHVLVAAQDDDAITVLRLDEYGTLTPADSLDLGSPTCILPLS from the coding sequence ATGCCGCCCGCACCCCAGTTGATCGCTCTCGGGACGTACACCAAGAGCACCGGCGGGCGAGGGCCCGGGGTCCGGACGCTGTGGTGGACCGGGGATCCCGCGACCAGCACCTTCGCCGGCACAGCCGCGATCGCCTCACCGTCGTTCCTGTGCGCGCACCCGTCCCTTCCCCTGATCTACGCGGTGGGCGAGCTCGACCAGGGTGTGATCACCACGATCGCGGTCGACAACGGCCAACTCTCGGTCATCGACGAGCAGCCGACCGGCAGCAGCGCGCCCTGCCACCTGGCGTTCACCCCGGACGGTCGGCACCTGGTGATCGCCGGCTACGGGTCGGGCGATCTCACGGTCTTCGGCGTGAACGAGTCGGGCCGGCTGACCGGGCGGACCGAGCTGCTGGCCCACCAAGGCCGCGGTCCGCACCCGATCCGCCAGGACGCCCCGCACGTGCACCAGGTGGTCGCTGCACCGGACGGCGAGATGCTGGCCTGCGACCTCGGCAACGACACGATCACCGGCTACCGGGTCCAACCGGACGGCACACTCTCCCTACGCGATCTGGTCAACGCCCCCGAAGGCAGCGGTCCGCGCCATCTCGCCCTGTCGGCCGACGGCGAGACCGCCTATGTGACAGCGGAACTGGACTCCGGCCTGCTCTGGTACGAACGCGACGGCCAGGGTCCGTGGGTGTTGCGGTACCGCGTCCCGTCCACCGGGCCGGTGACGCCGCTCGAGAACAACCTGCCCTCGCACGTCGCCTTCACCGCCGACGAGCAGTACCTATTGGTGGCGAACCGCGGAAACGACGTGCTGTCGGTGTTCGACGTGGGCGGCGGCGAACCGATTTTCGTCGGTGATGCGCCGACAGGTCGCAACCCGCGTCACTTCTCGATCGTCGGTGATCACGTACTGGTCGCCGCCCAGGATGACGACGCCATCACCGTGCTCCGCCTCGACGAGTACGGGACGCTCACTCCTGCGGACTCCCTGGACCTGGGCAGCCCGACCTGCATCCTCCCGCTCAGCTGA
- a CDS encoding HAD-IA family hydrolase, giving the protein MTQLVVQGLLFDLDGTLVDSTASVERNWQKLAAGIDMPWEDIADWIHGIPVRQVLARLRPDMDPDEIEHWHQFMFEAESTDTGDVMPIPGAIESLDHLPLNRWAIVTSGGVRLATSRMRAAGLPQPKYLVTADDVSLGKPDPAPYLMGAQKLGVPPAQCLAFEDAPAGVASAQAAGVPVIGIATNHRDLGVPMVRNLTEVEFSADRLGVIVTY; this is encoded by the coding sequence ATGACGCAACTGGTGGTGCAGGGGCTGCTGTTCGACCTGGACGGCACGCTGGTGGACTCGACGGCCTCGGTGGAGCGGAACTGGCAGAAGCTGGCCGCGGGCATCGACATGCCGTGGGAGGACATCGCCGACTGGATCCACGGCATCCCGGTCCGGCAGGTGCTGGCGCGGCTCCGACCCGACATGGACCCCGACGAGATCGAGCACTGGCACCAGTTCATGTTCGAGGCGGAATCCACGGACACCGGCGACGTCATGCCGATCCCCGGCGCCATCGAGTCGCTGGACCACCTGCCGCTGAACCGATGGGCGATCGTCACCAGCGGCGGCGTCCGGCTCGCCACCTCGCGGATGCGCGCGGCCGGGCTGCCGCAGCCGAAGTACCTGGTGACCGCGGATGATGTCAGCCTCGGCAAGCCGGATCCGGCGCCGTACCTGATGGGTGCGCAGAAGCTGGGCGTGCCCCCAGCGCAATGCCTGGCCTTCGAGGACGCGCCGGCCGGGGTCGCCTCCGCACAGGCCGCCGGCGTACCAGTCATCGGGATTGCCACCAACCACAGGGATCTCGGTGTGCCGATGGTCCGCAACCTCACCGAGGTCGAGTTCTCCGCGGACCGGCTCGGCGTGATCGTGACGTACTGA
- a CDS encoding energy-coupling factor ABC transporter ATP-binding protein, whose amino-acid sequence MSEICFAGVHHWFGERVVLDGIDLTLAEPRVGVVGANGSGKSTLARMINGLVTPSQGTVTVDGLDTAREGKQVRRRVGFVFTDPDNQIVMPTVAEDVAFSLRKSGLPKDEIRSRVDDLLERFGLAGHADHPAHLLSGGQKQLLALAAVLVARPAVIVADEPTTLLDLRNSREVAGILSTLPEQVVLVTHQLDLLDDFDRVVVVHKGRIAADDTPAVAVRRYRELLG is encoded by the coding sequence ATGAGCGAGATTTGTTTCGCCGGTGTGCACCACTGGTTCGGGGAGCGGGTGGTGCTGGACGGCATCGACCTGACCCTCGCCGAGCCGCGGGTGGGTGTGGTGGGCGCCAACGGTTCCGGCAAGTCGACGCTGGCCCGGATGATCAACGGGCTGGTGACGCCGTCGCAGGGCACGGTGACCGTCGACGGCCTGGACACCGCCCGCGAGGGCAAGCAGGTGCGGCGCCGGGTCGGGTTCGTCTTCACCGACCCGGACAACCAGATCGTGATGCCGACGGTTGCCGAGGACGTGGCGTTCTCGCTGCGGAAGTCGGGGCTGCCGAAGGACGAGATCCGTTCCCGGGTGGACGATCTGCTGGAGCGGTTCGGCCTGGCCGGGCACGCCGATCATCCCGCGCATCTGCTGTCCGGTGGGCAGAAACAACTGCTGGCGCTGGCCGCGGTGCTGGTCGCCCGGCCGGCGGTGATCGTCGCGGACGAGCCGACCACGCTGCTGGACCTGCGGAACTCCCGCGAGGTCGCCGGGATCCTGTCGACCCTTCCGGAGCAGGTGGTGCTGGTGACCCACCAGCTGGACCTGCTGGACGATTTCGACCGCGTGGTGGTGGTGCACAAGGGTCGGATCGCCGCCGACGACACCCCGGCGGTGGCGGTGCGCCGCTATCGGGAGCTGCTCGGATGA
- a CDS encoding histidine phosphatase family protein — protein MRLILLRHGESEGNVDETLFCSVPDHAMVLTDRGREQSERAGIRLGEVIGDDPIDVYVSPYRRTWQTWELLGLQDRTRRIREEPRLREQDWGNLQDPAWQQAQKAERNSFGHFYYRLRSGESGADVFDRLSGFFDGLLGPHAVWPRGADGTGYRPGETVVLVTHGLAMRLACMALMGWTVEQFESLSNPGNGDFRIVTRHRDGWELDRPFDTWR, from the coding sequence ATGCGGTTGATCCTGCTGCGGCACGGCGAGTCCGAGGGCAACGTGGACGAGACCCTGTTCTGCAGCGTCCCCGACCACGCGATGGTGCTGACCGACCGTGGCCGCGAGCAGTCGGAGCGGGCCGGCATCCGGTTGGGGGAGGTGATCGGCGACGACCCGATCGACGTGTACGTCAGCCCCTACCGCCGCACCTGGCAGACCTGGGAGTTGCTCGGGCTGCAGGACCGCACCCGGCGGATCCGCGAGGAGCCCCGGCTGCGCGAGCAGGACTGGGGCAATCTGCAGGACCCGGCCTGGCAGCAGGCGCAGAAGGCCGAGCGGAACAGCTTCGGCCACTTCTACTACCGGCTGCGGTCCGGCGAGTCAGGGGCGGACGTGTTCGACCGGCTGTCCGGCTTCTTCGACGGGTTGCTCGGACCGCACGCGGTCTGGCCGCGGGGAGCCGACGGGACCGGTTACCGACCCGGCGAGACGGTGGTGTTGGTCACCCACGGCCTGGCGATGCGGCTCGCCTGCATGGCACTGATGGGCTGGACCGTCGAGCAGTTCGAGTCGCTGTCCAACCCGGGCAACGGCGACTTCCGGATCGTCACCCGGCACCGCGACGGGTGGGAGCTGGACCGACCGTTCGACACCTGGCGCTGA
- a CDS encoding biotin transporter BioY: MADRRTTARDLAQIAVFAALIAALGLTGTLYLGGGTAVPITLQTLGVMLAGAILGPRKGFLAVLVFELLVMTGLPLLSGGRGGIGVLAGPTAGYLIGWLPGVFVVGFLTKRILPRYPLWLGIVVTAIGGVLVIYTIGTIWLIAKGIAPGVAISSNVNFLIGDAIKVVVTALVAKQVHRSYPGLIGGVPARSPLAGRPTASLEK, translated from the coding sequence GTGGCCGACCGCAGGACCACCGCGCGCGATCTCGCGCAGATCGCCGTGTTCGCCGCGCTGATCGCCGCTCTCGGCCTGACCGGCACCCTCTACCTCGGCGGCGGCACCGCCGTCCCGATCACCCTGCAGACCCTCGGCGTCATGCTGGCCGGCGCGATCCTCGGGCCGCGCAAGGGTTTCCTGGCCGTGCTGGTCTTCGAACTGCTGGTGATGACCGGTCTCCCGCTCCTGTCCGGTGGCCGCGGCGGGATCGGTGTACTCGCCGGCCCGACGGCCGGCTACCTGATCGGCTGGCTGCCCGGTGTGTTCGTCGTCGGCTTCCTCACCAAGCGCATCCTGCCGCGCTACCCGCTCTGGCTCGGGATCGTCGTCACGGCGATCGGCGGCGTGCTGGTCATCTACACGATCGGCACGATCTGGCTGATCGCGAAGGGCATCGCACCCGGCGTCGCCATCAGCAGCAACGTGAACTTCCTGATCGGCGATGCGATCAAGGTGGTCGTCACCGCCCTGGTCGCCAAGCAGGTGCACCGGTCCTACCCGGGTCTGATCGGCGGCGTGCCCGCCCGGTCGCCCCTCGCCGGGCGCCCGACCGCGTCGCTGGAGAAGTGA
- a CDS encoding zinc-binding dehydrogenase, which yields MYAAIINGPGQIEYAEVPDPRLSTGGDAIVRVVASCVCGSDLWRYRGVLATAPGDRIGHEFIGVVEEIGPSVTDVRVGDFVVAPFYDCDMTCPNCLTGMSVACLTRSLWASNDSIGGFADGAQGELVRVPRADSTLLVLPEAPDEALVPHVLALCDVFTTGYHAARSAQVAAGDNVVVIGDGAVGLCAVLAASRSGAERIVVMSRHPDRQQIARTFGATDVLTARGAEAVTEVRDMFEGIGPDRVLECVGTNDAWDQAIRSVRPGGAVAVVGVPHGGPELPARYMFSNNIRLSGGSTPVRDYLPELLGEVIEGNLRPGVVFDAQMPLSQVGEAYRAMDERRSIKVMLRPGAQPGAVNP from the coding sequence ATGTATGCAGCGATCATCAACGGGCCCGGGCAGATCGAGTACGCGGAGGTACCGGATCCGCGGTTGAGCACCGGCGGGGATGCGATCGTCCGGGTGGTCGCGTCCTGTGTCTGCGGCTCCGATCTGTGGCGGTACCGAGGGGTGCTGGCCACCGCGCCGGGTGATCGGATCGGGCACGAATTCATCGGCGTCGTGGAAGAGATCGGACCGTCCGTCACCGACGTACGGGTCGGTGACTTCGTGGTCGCTCCCTTCTACGACTGCGACATGACCTGCCCGAACTGCCTCACCGGCATGAGCGTCGCCTGTCTGACCCGCTCACTGTGGGCATCGAACGACAGCATCGGCGGCTTCGCCGACGGGGCCCAGGGGGAGCTGGTCCGCGTGCCACGAGCGGATTCAACACTGCTCGTCCTGCCGGAAGCGCCGGACGAGGCACTGGTGCCTCATGTTCTCGCGCTCTGCGACGTGTTCACGACCGGGTACCACGCCGCCCGGTCGGCCCAGGTGGCGGCCGGCGACAACGTCGTCGTGATCGGCGACGGCGCGGTCGGTCTGTGCGCGGTGCTCGCGGCGTCACGATCCGGGGCAGAGCGGATCGTGGTGATGTCGCGCCACCCGGACCGGCAACAGATCGCCCGCACCTTCGGGGCAACCGACGTGCTGACGGCTCGGGGAGCAGAAGCCGTGACCGAGGTCAGGGACATGTTCGAGGGGATCGGTCCGGACCGGGTGCTCGAGTGCGTCGGCACCAACGACGCCTGGGACCAGGCGATCCGGTCGGTCCGGCCGGGAGGTGCCGTCGCAGTCGTCGGCGTTCCGCACGGCGGCCCGGAACTGCCGGCCCGGTACATGTTCTCCAACAACATCCGCCTGTCCGGCGGGAGCACACCCGTCCGAGACTACCTTCCGGAATTGCTCGGCGAGGTCATCGAGGGGAACCTGCGCCCAGGTGTCGTCTTCGACGCGCAGATGCCGCTCTCGCAGGTCGGCGAGGCGTACCGGGCCATGGACGAGCGACGATCGATCAAGGTGATGTTGCGGCCAGGCGCTCAGCCGGGAGCAGTCAACCCGTAG